One Indicator indicator isolate 239-I01 chromosome 21, UM_Iind_1.1, whole genome shotgun sequence DNA segment encodes these proteins:
- the TRIM66 gene encoding tripartite motif-containing protein 66 — translation MKPAEMETLNLLRNCLVCKWDLWRRAPRILPCFHSFCKDCLPDLIQGYSCIPTDYEVLYEGILCCPVCKQTCFARDVVENCFIKGFPTGNSAMAKSCATCKGKRPAHSLCTSCNKWLCSSCTEEHGHGKETGDRFLSVSLKGCTGTADEASMFSIFCPVHTQEPLKLFCETCDTLTCRSCLLTEHKEHRFRHLDEALQNQRVILENVITKVEEKRSGIQVSTKQIEDRLLEVKHLYKKVENQIKMAKMILVNEINKRTNILLEQLEKITSERRQKLEQQLQGVVVLSRQVEHVQNFISWAVCSKNNIPFLFSKELIVFQIQRLLETNCNTDIGPPLKIAFTWDPSYWTKQLSNLGGFTMEGGHISHSDVLLCGSVEGLQTPLLQGLRSPAPQLGPVNSQLHQFPAAAQCPVPACCSHCLGVPHPNKAQPSYQDTNRHYNFRQPPELHQQRFPLQYSMQQREKEYRGVPQPLKLTQSELEQQPRSEPETVSGRMGKHLPAQQLQQTAPLGYAVLSHEAQQVHTSHLQPLRTEACLQTSTVQVQLGNLQKIKSNHLQQPPQQQQQQPPASPPSGQNENTHKQVVQQSLDIMHHQFELEEMKKDLELLLQAQGQPSLQLNQAKPPQHVQQTIVGQINYIVRQPAPVQQQIQDEEPVYESSTDLDAQKPVITLDKSPSLSQSLDEEASISSHSSESTLQQSAFHPVRKRSASISIVDFSNSLEMELPSTRLSSLADPQMQGATAVTLGPSSDALCDCDTSSEPVPSYSLTSGKAPSGLSPGAATGLALSDVIQGSTKCKLENENFSTVDHPLEGSLAIAGQDVVNELTLSMQKVLEEPINLSIKKSQHCISPCELLSSTSFIPKNARMRQHGSKEVPDSNNCEKEHLEMNMKSNQNVRADPKEKKIPYVRLERLKIGTSEAGELPVFKLQPQHNEQEGKILLIIECGTQSSSMSIKINKDSPPEGLKSNGENSEDRKVLISQAAGQTQPTPVDTLSADQKLNNGISIIKKSPITQEVNPIENEDFCAVCLNGGELLCCDHCPKVFHLSCHVPALLSFPVGEWVCSLCRNPVRPEVEYDCENTRYSHSYPAQYGLDDCDQKKCEKLVLSLFCSSMSLPFHEPVSPLARHYYQIIKRPMDLSIIRNKLQKKDKSHYSTPEELVTDVRLMFWNCAKFNYPDSEVAEAGRCLDVFFESKLKEIYPDRHFPSMQQEESDTEEVESQNSKMPPQDFQWPSDGQECIQPKRRRRHAESEKKKKGVSAS, via the exons AGCTGTGCTACGTGTAAAGGGAAGCGACCTGCTCACAGTCTCTGTACAAGCTGCAATAAGTGGTTGTGCAGCTCATGTACAGAGGAACATGGACACGGCAAGGAAACTGGAGACCGCTTCCTATCTGTGTCCCTGAAGGGCTGCACAG GAACTGCAGATGAAGCAAGCATGTTTTCCATATTTTGTCCAGTGCACACTCAAGAGCCACTCAAGTTGTTTTGTGAGACCTGTGATACCCTCACGTGCCGCAGCTGCCTTCTGACAGAGCATAAGGAACACAG GTTCAGGCATCTTGATGAAGCTTTGCAAAATCAGAGAGTGATCCTAGAAAATGTCATAACTAAagtagaagagaaaagaagtggGATTCAAGTTTCAACTAAACAGATTGAAGACAG gctgcttgaagtAAAACATTTATACAAAAAGGtagaaaatcaaataaaaatggCCAAGATGATTTTGGTGAATGAAATCAATAAACGAACAAACATCCTTCTGGAACAACTTGAA AAAATCACCAGTGAAAGGAGGCAGAAACTGGAGCAGCAACTGCAAGGTGTTGTGGTTTTAAGCAGACAGGTAGAACATGTGCAGAACTTTATCAGCTGGGCAGTGTGCAGTAAAAACAACATCCCATTTCTCTTCAGTAAAGAACTG ATTGTATTTCAGATCCAACGCTTGTTAGAGACAAACTGTAACACAGACATAGGCCCTCCTCTAAAGATCGCATTTACTTGGGATCCCTCCTACTGGACCAAACAACTGTCCAATTTGG GGGGTTTCACTATGGAAGGTGGACATATTTCTCATTCAGATGTGCTACTCTGTGGAAGTGTGGAAGGATTACAGACCCCCTTGCTTCAGGGGCTGCGgtcaccagctccacagctgggaCCTGTGAATAGCCAGCTACATCAatttccagctgcagctcagtgtcCTGTGCCTGCGTGCTGCTCGCACTGCCTCGGCGTACCTCACCCAAACAAAGCTCAGCCTTCTTACCAAGACACAAATCGCCATTACAATTTTCGACAACCTCCTGAACTGCACCAGCAGCGCTTTCCTTTGCAGTACAGCATGCAGCAACGTGAAAAAGAGTACAGGGGTGTCCCTCAGCCCCTGAAACTGACACAGTCTGAGCTGGAACAGCAGCCGCGGTCGGAGCCAGAGACTGTCTCTGGGAGGATGGGAAAGCACTTACCTgcccagcagcttcagcagacTGCGCCCTTGGGTTATGCCGTTCTATCGCATGAGGCTCAGCAAGTTCACACCAGCCATCTACAACCACTGCGCACAGAAGCTTGTTTGCAGACATCAACTGTGCAAGTGCAACTTGGTAATCTCCAGAAGATAAAATCTAACCACTTGCAGCAGCcaccgcagcagcagcagcagcagccaccagcatcgCCACCATCAGGTCAGAATGAGAACACCCACAAACAAGTcgtccagcagagcctggacaTAATGCACCACCAGTTTGAGCTGGAGGAGATGAAAAAGGATCTAGAGCTTCTTTTGCAGGCCCAAGGACAGCCCAGCTTGCAGCTGAACCAAGCCAAGCCACCTCAGCACGTTCAACAGACCATAGTGGGTCAAATCAACTACATAGTGAGGCAGCCAGCCCCAGTTCAGCAACAAATTCAAGATGAAGAACCA GTCTATGAGAGTTCCACTGATCTTGATGCCCAGAAGCCTGTAATTACTCTTgacaaaagtccctccctgtcACAGTCACTAGATGAAGAAGCCAGTATCAGCAGTCACTCCTCTGAGAGCACATTGCAACAATCAGCTTTCCATCCAGTGAGAAAG CGTTCAGCATCCATAAGCATTGTGGACTTTTCAAACAGTTTAGAAATGGAATTACCTTCAACAAGGTTATCTAGCTTGGCCGATCCGCAGATGCAAGGTGCAACTGCTGTTACGCTTGGCCCATCTTCGGATGCCCTTTGTGACTGTGATACTTCATCAGAGCCAGTGCCCAGCTACAGCTTGACGTCAGGCAAAGCTCCAAGTGGTCTGAGTCCAGGGGCTGCCACTGGCCTGGCACTGAGTGATGTAATCCAGGGCAGCACTAAGTGCAAG ctggaaaatgaaaacttCAGTACTGTGGATCATCCTCTAGAAGGCAGCTTGGCTATTGCTGGGCAAGATGTAGTTAATGAATTAACTCTTTCTATGCAAAAAGTGCTGGAAGAACCAATTAATCTTTCCATCAAAAAATCTCAGCATTGTATTTCTCCTTGTgaactgctcagcagcacttcTTTCATACCCAAGAATGCCAGAATGAGACAACATGGAAGCAAAGAA GTTCCAGATTCCAATAACTGTGAAAAGGAACATTTAGAAATGAATATGAAAAGCAATCAGAATGTCAG AGCTGACCCTAAGGAGAAGAAGATTCCTTATGTGCGACTGGAACGCCTAAAAATAGGTACATCAGAAGCGGGGGAGCTGCCAGTGTTTAAGCTCCAGCCACAGCACAATGAGCAGGAGGGCAAAATTCTCCTGATAATTGAGTGTGGGACCCAGTCTTCAAGTATGTCTATAAAG aTAAATAAAGATAGTCCACCTGAAGGACTGAAATCCAATGGAGAGAACTCAGAAGACAGGAAAGTTCTCATATCCCAGGCTGCAGGACAGACACAGCCTACTCCTGTGGATACTCTGTCTGCTGATCAGAAGCTCAACAATGGCATCTCCATTATAAAAAAATCTCCCATTACTCAGGAAGTTAATCCAATTGAAAACGAggatttctgtgctgtgtgtctTAATGGAGGAGAACTGTTATGCTGTGATCACTGCCCCAAGGTCTTCCATCTATCGTGCCatgtcccagccctgctcagctttCCAGT GGGAGAATGGGTGTGCAGCCTTTGCCGTAACCCAGTGAGGCCGGAGGTGGAATACGACTGTGAGAACACACGCTACAGCCACAGCTATCCTGCGCAATATGGCCTTGATGACTGTGACCAGAAG AAGTGTGAAAAGCTGGTGCTTTCCCTGTTCTGCAGTAGTATGAGCCTCCCATTCCATGAACCTGTCAGCCCACTG GCTCGGCATTATTATCAGATCATCAAAAGGCCAATGGATTTGTCAATCATAAGAAACAAGCTGCAAAAAAAGGACAAGTCTCACTATTCCACACCTGAGGAACTTGTGACTGACGTGCGTCTCATGTTTTGGAACTGTGCAAAGTTCAATTAT CCGGATTCAGAAGTTGCTGAAGCTGGACGATGCCTAGATGTATTCTTTGAGAGCAAACTGAAGGAGATTTATCCAGACAGGCATTTTCCTTCAATGCAACAAGAGGAATCTGATACTGAAGAAGTAGAGAGTCAGAACAGCAAAATGCCACCTCAAGATTTCCAATGGCCATCAGACGGACAGGAGTGCATTCAGCCCAAAAGGAGACGGCGCCATGCT gaaagtgaaaaaaaaaaaaaaggtgtctcAGCCAGCTAA